The following proteins are encoded in a genomic region of Takifugu rubripes chromosome 9, fTakRub1.2, whole genome shotgun sequence:
- the vps4a gene encoding vacuolar protein sorting-associated protein 4A, whose translation MTTSTLQKAIDLVTKATEEDKAKNYEEALRLYQHAVEYFLHAIKYEAHSDKAKESIRGKCMQYLDRAEKLKDYLKNKDKQGKKPVKESQSNDKSDSDSEGENPEKKKLQEQLMGAIVMEKPNVRWNDVAGLEGAKEALKEAVILPIKFPHLFTGKRTPWRGILLFGPPGTGKSYLAKAVATEANNSTFFSVSSSDLMSKWLGESEKLVKNLFDLARQQKPSIIFIDEVDSLCGSRNENESEAARRIKTEFLVQMQGVGNNNDGILVLGATNIPWVLDSAIRRRFEKRIYIPLPEEPARGQMFRLHLGNTPHSLSDADLRQLAHKTDGYSGADISIIVRDALMQPVRKVQSATHFKKVRGPSRSNNQVMVDDLLTPCSPGDPAAVEMTWMDVPSDKLLEPIVCMSDMLRSLSTTRPTVNTEDLLKVKKFTEDFGMEG comes from the exons ATGACAACGTCAACTTTACAG AAAGCAATCGATCTTGTGACCAAAGCCACAGAGGAAGACAAGGCAAAGAATTATGAAGAGGCCTTACGGTTGTATCAACACGCTGTGGAATATTTCCTACATGCCATCAAAT ATGAGGCCCACAGCGACAAGGCAAAGGAAAGTATACGAGGAAAGTGCATGCAGTACCTGGACAGAGCGGAGAAGCTCAAAGACTAcctgaaaaataaagacaagCAGGGGAAGAAGCCGGTTAAGGAGTCGCAGAGCAATGACAA GAGCGATAGTGATAGTGAGGGGGAGaatccagagaagaagaaactgcaGGAGCAACTCATGG GTGCAATTGTGATGGAGAAGCCCAACGTCAGGTGGAACGACGTGGCCGGACTAGAAGGAGCAAAGGAGGCCCTGAAGGAAGCTGTCATCCTACCTATCAAATTCCCCCACCTCTTCACAG GCAAGCGGACTCCATGGAGAGGCATCCTGCTCTTCGGTCCTCCCGGGACAGGGAAGTCATATCTGGCCAAGGCCGTGGCCACTGAGGCCAATAACTCCACgttcttctctgtctcttcctctgacctcatgTCAAAATGGCTGGGAGAGAGTGAAAA ACTGGTGAAGAACCTGTTCGACCTGGCTCGCCAGCAGAAACCCTCCATCATTTTCATCGACGAGGTGGACTCTCTGTGCGGCTCCAGGAACGAGAACGAGAGCGAGGCTGCGCGTCGCATCAAGACAGAGTTCTTGGTCCAGATGCAGG GGGTGGGAAACAACAATGATGGAATCCTGGTGCTCGGGGCCACAAATATCCCCTGGGTGCTCGATTCTGCCATCcgcaggag GTTTGAGAAGCGCATCTACATCCCACTGCCAGAGGAGCCGGCCCGGGGTCAGATGTTCCGCCTCCACCTGGGCAACACCCCACACAGCCTGAGCGACGCCGACTTGCGGCAGCTCGCCCACAAAACGGACGGTTACTCGGGCGCGGACATCAGCATCATCGTCCGGGACGCTCTCATGCAGCCCGTCAGGAAGGTCCAGTCCGCCACACACTTCAAGAAG GTTCGCGGCCCGTCCCGGAGCAACAACCAGGTGATGGTGGATGACCTCTTGACCCCGTGCTCCCCCGGCGACCCTGCAGCCGTAGAAATGACCTGGATGGACGTGCCTAGCGATAAGCTTTTGGAACCAATAGTCTGCATG TCGGACATGCTGCGCTCCCTCTCCACCACCCGTCCCACCGTCAACACTGAAGATCTCCTGAAGGTCAAGAAGTTCACAGAGGATTTTGGGATGGAAGGCTGA
- the cdk10 gene encoding LOW QUALITY PROTEIN: cyclin-dependent kinase 10 (The sequence of the model RefSeq protein was modified relative to this genomic sequence to represent the inferred CDS: inserted 2 bases in 1 codon), producing MSSNDRMDTVGEEEHDPIKLKSIKNNRTFTVPHLPQFGSCRSVREFXKLNRIGEGTYGIVSSPDTKSDEIVALKKVRMDKEKDGIPISSLREINLLLRLRHPNIVELKEVVVGSQLESLFLVMSYCEQDLASLLENMQTPFSEAQVKCIILQLLRGLEYLHHNFIIHRDLKVSNLLMTDKGRVKIADFGLARMYGIPQQPMTPRVVTLWYRAPELLLGTKSQTTALDMWAVGCILAELLAHKPLLPGTSEIQQVDLIVQLLGTPNENIWPGFSKLPLIGQYSLRKQPYNNLKNKFIWLSEAGHRLLNLLFMYNPQRRATAKDCLESSYFKEKPLPCEPELMPTFPHHRNKRAALPAESRPKRSKV from the exons ATGTCGTCAAACGACCGAATGGATACAGTTGGCGAGGAAGAACACGATCCAATTAAGCTGAAGTCGATCAAGAATAACAGAACGTTTACAGTGCCTCA tctccctCAGTTTGGAAGCTGCAGAAGTGTCCGAGAATT GAAGCTCAACCGCATCGGAGAAGGAACTTATGGGATTGT ATCGAGCCCGGACACAAAGTCTGATGAGATTGTAGCATTGAAAAAGGTCCGCATGGACAAAGAGAAGGACG GGATCCCCATCAGCAGTTTGAGGGAAATCAACCTGCTTCTGAGGCTGAGGCATCCCAACATAGTGGAGCTGAAAGAGGTGGTTGTTGGCAGCCAGCTGGAGAG TCTGTTCCTGGTGATGAGTTACTGTGAGCAGGATCTGGCCAGTCtgctggagaacatgcagacCCCCTTCTCCGAGGCC CAGGTGAAGTGTATAATCCTCCAGTTGCTGCGAGGGTTGGAGTACCTCCATCACAACTTCATCATACACAG GGACTTGAAGGTGTCTAATCTGCTGATGACAGACAAAGGACGCGTAAAGATTG CCGATTTCGGCTTGGCCAGGATGTACGGCATTCCGCAGCAGCCCATGACTCCCAGAGTGGTCACGCTATG GTacagagctccagagctcctcctaGGGACGAAGTCTCAGACTACAGCCCTGGACATGTG GGCTGTTGGCTGCATCCTGGCCGAGCTGCTGGCTCACAAACCTCTGCTGCCCGGGACTTCTGAGATCCAGCAGGTGGACCTGATCGTGCAGCTGCTGGGGACCCCCAATGAGAACATCTGGCCG ggtTTCTCTAAGTTGCCCCTCATTGGTCAGTACAGTCTGAGGAAACAGCCCTACAACAACCTGAAGAATAAATTCATCTGGTTGTCCGAGGCGGGCCACAGGCTGCTCAACCTGCTCTTCATGTACAACCCACAGCGCAG AGCCACCGCCAAAGATTGTTTGGAGAGCTCCTACTTCAAAGAGAAACCTCTAC CCTGTGAGCCGGAGCTGATGCCAACGTTCCCGCACCATCGCAACAAGCGTGCCGCCCTCCCGGCAGAGAGCCGCCCCAAAAGGAGCAAAGTCTGA